One genomic window of Leptospirales bacterium includes the following:
- a CDS encoding sodium:proton antiporter, producing MKRRIKPIFVSTLALLASGALYGETEGHGHHGAELPYWSVTPFVLILLAIAVLPIASRTTAHWWESNRNKLILALSLGAVAFAVLIAYGYWHNIYHTLVFEYVPFIILLGSLYYISGGIVLRGDIEATPVNNLLFLIIGAALASFIGTTGASMLLIRPLLKTNSERKHVVHTVVFFIFLVSNIGGSLTPLGDPPLFLGYLRGVPFTWTFSLFPDMLAAAAILLTVYFIWDVLAHRQETKRDIKRDETQIKPISLAGQVNFIWLLGVVLAVAFLNQNFIPAIKDIPALGFLRELTLISMVVLSRFTTHKKLREENKFTLHPIEEVAFLFIGIFICMIPALVLLESHGKELGITEPWQFFWATGAFSSVLDNAPTYLTFLSLAQGYTGLGSVQEILANPQAEALLKAISVGAVFMGANTYIGNAPNFMVKSVAEEAKVKMPSFAGYLLYSGGILIPTFLLLTFLFFI from the coding sequence ATGAAGCGTAGAATCAAACCAATCTTTGTCAGCACTCTGGCGCTGCTCGCTTCGGGGGCCCTCTACGGCGAAACGGAGGGCCATGGCCATCATGGCGCAGAGTTGCCTTACTGGTCGGTTACGCCTTTCGTTCTGATCTTGCTGGCCATTGCTGTGCTGCCAATCGCCTCGCGAACCACCGCCCACTGGTGGGAATCCAATCGGAACAAGCTGATTCTGGCGCTAAGCCTGGGCGCAGTGGCCTTTGCCGTTCTCATTGCCTACGGCTACTGGCATAACATTTACCACACTCTGGTCTTCGAGTACGTTCCGTTTATCATTTTGCTGGGATCTCTCTATTACATCTCCGGCGGCATCGTACTGCGCGGCGATATTGAGGCCACTCCGGTCAACAACTTGCTCTTTTTGATCATCGGGGCGGCTCTTGCCTCGTTCATTGGAACAACTGGCGCTTCGATGCTGCTCATTCGGCCGCTGCTCAAGACCAACAGCGAACGCAAACACGTGGTGCACACGGTTGTCTTCTTCATCTTTCTTGTTTCCAATATTGGCGGGTCGCTGACGCCGCTGGGCGATCCGCCGCTCTTTCTTGGCTACTTGCGCGGAGTGCCCTTCACCTGGACCTTCAGCTTGTTTCCGGATATGCTGGCGGCGGCGGCAATTTTGCTGACCGTCTATTTCATCTGGGATGTGCTGGCCCATCGTCAGGAAACCAAGCGCGACATCAAACGCGACGAAACGCAAATCAAGCCGATCTCGCTGGCGGGCCAGGTCAATTTCATCTGGCTGCTGGGCGTAGTTCTGGCGGTCGCCTTCTTGAATCAAAATTTCATCCCGGCAATCAAGGATATTCCCGCCCTTGGATTCCTGCGCGAATTGACGCTGATCAGCATGGTGGTACTTTCACGCTTTACCACGCACAAAAAGCTGCGCGAGGAAAACAAATTCACGCTGCATCCCATTGAGGAAGTGGCCTTTCTGTTTATCGGAATCTTCATCTGCATGATCCCGGCGCTGGTATTGCTGGAAAGCCACGGCAAGGAACTGGGCATCACGGAACCGTGGCAGTTTTTCTGGGCGACGGGCGCCTTCAGCTCGGTCCTGGACAATGCGCCCACCTATCTGACCTTTCTCAGTCTGGCCCAGGGTTATACCGGCCTTGGCAGCGTGCAGGAGATCCTTGCCAATCCACAAGCTGAGGCTCTGCTGAAAGCGATTTCGGTGGGCGCAGTCTTCATGGGCGCCAACACTTACATTGGCAACGCGCCCAATTTTATGGTAAAGTCGGTGGCTGAAGAGGCCAAGGTCAAAATGCCAAGTTTTGCAGGCTATTTACTGTACTCGGGCGGCATCCTGATTCCAACCTTTCTACTGCTGACCTTTCTATTTTTCATTTGA
- a CDS encoding DMT family protein, producing the protein MLTIVLLVLSNIFMTFAWYGHLRYRDSPLWLAVLGSWGLAFFEYCLQVPANRFGYERFSAVQLKTIQELISLSVFAVFSILYLGEGLHWNHGVAFLLLLGATWFMFVPT; encoded by the coding sequence ATGCTGACCATAGTCCTTCTGGTTCTATCAAATATCTTCATGACCTTTGCCTGGTACGGGCACCTGCGCTACCGTGACAGTCCGCTCTGGCTGGCGGTGCTGGGAAGCTGGGGATTGGCCTTTTTCGAATACTGCCTGCAGGTTCCGGCAAACCGCTTCGGCTATGAACGCTTCAGCGCGGTACAATTGAAGACAATCCAGGAATTGATCAGCCTGTCTGTTTTTGCAGTGTTCTCGATTTTATATCTGGGCGAAGGATTACACTGGAACCATGGCGTGGCCTTCCTGTTACTGCTTGGAGCGACCTGGTTCATGTTTGTTCCAACCTGA
- a CDS encoding alpha/beta hydrolase, with the protein MPNFIGMIHLAKNRRLAGLLTLGAAILFAGCSFSLSRGDARAALAPEVEPQFLSSLSDGLELHYVSAGRQDLPPLVFLHGSPGSWSGYLDYLKDRRLLERFHLIAIDRPGFGESTPGHAEPSLQRQAAAIAPILQRWVSAGRSIVLGHSFGGPVAVRLAMDHPQLVRALVLVAGSIDPDQEERRWFNIAARYPPLRLVLPGDWVVSNDEIWPLKEELQKMLPLWPRLQVPVTVIQGGADDLVPPANADFAARMLPAQQLHLVRPAEATHFVLWEDRELVVRQILALAH; encoded by the coding sequence ATGCCTAATTTCATCGGAATGATTCATCTGGCCAAAAACAGGCGGCTTGCCGGACTGCTGACGCTTGGCGCGGCCATCCTGTTCGCGGGCTGTTCCTTCTCCCTCAGTCGAGGCGATGCCCGCGCCGCTCTGGCCCCGGAGGTCGAGCCGCAGTTTCTGTCCAGCCTGAGCGATGGCCTGGAGCTTCACTATGTTTCCGCCGGACGTCAGGACCTTCCGCCGCTGGTTTTTTTGCATGGTTCGCCGGGTAGCTGGAGCGGCTACCTGGACTATTTGAAAGACCGCCGCCTGCTGGAGCGTTTTCATCTGATAGCAATCGATCGGCCAGGATTTGGCGAATCCACGCCAGGTCATGCTGAACCATCGTTGCAGCGCCAGGCGGCGGCCATTGCTCCAATTCTGCAACGATGGGTGTCGGCTGGCCGCAGCATTGTGCTTGGCCACTCCTTTGGCGGTCCGGTAGCGGTGCGCCTTGCAATGGATCATCCGCAGCTGGTGCGGGCGCTTGTGCTGGTAGCTGGTTCCATCGACCCCGATCAGGAGGAACGGCGCTGGTTCAACATTGCCGCTCGCTATCCTCCGCTGCGCCTTGTGCTGCCGGGAGATTGGGTGGTAAGCAACGATGAAATTTGGCCGCTCAAAGAGGAGCTGCAAAAGATGCTGCCGCTCTGGCCGCGCCTGCAGGTCCCGGTGACGGTCATTCAGGGCGGCGCCGACGATCTGGTTCCTCCGGCCAACGCCGATTTTGCGGCGCGCATGCTTCCGGCTCAACAACTGCATCTGGTACGTCCGGCCGAGGCAACCCATTTTGTGCTCTGGGAAGATCGCGAGCTGGTGGTGCGGCAGATACTTGCGCTGGCGCACTGA